AGCAGCTGGGAaagggtagccccagtggctcagtggtttagcgccgcctttggccaggggcgtgatcctggagacccaggatcaagtcccatgtcgggctccctgcatggagcctgcttctccctctgcctgtgtctcttcctctctctctgtgtgtctctcatgaataaataaataaaatcttaaaaaaaaaaagcagctaaaaaaagacatatacagaggaataaagataagaattataggggtgcctggccagCTAGGTTAGTAGAGAaggcgactcttgatcttggggttgtgggtttgagccccacagtagttgtagagatgacttaatcataaaaaaaaatctgaaaacaaaaaaacacacaaaaaacaaaaaaactaagataGGAACAATTGCAGACTTCTCTCCAGACACAATGCAAGTTGGAAGATAGTAGAGAGAGGATCATCTTCAAGtattgaaagaaataaagcaagTCAGCATAAAATTCTACctcaaatgaaaatatctttcaaatatgaaattgaagtaaagacttttaaaaaccaaagcTGAGAGAATTCCTTCCTGGACTTCAAGAGATTCTGAAGTTCTTCACGTTGAAGGAAAATGGTATCAGATGGAAACAAGTCTGTACAAAAACATGAGGTGGGCCAGAAATTCTAGTGTTGTcaggaaatattaaagatttcctgttttaaaatttcttgcaatGTAGAATAGTAACCTTTTTGAACTTTTTGCACTCATTCCATTAAAATCTATTggtccttcactttttttttttaaattcatttatggtagtcacagagagagagagagagagagagagagaggcagagacataggcagagggagaagcaggctccatgcaccgggagcccgacgtgggattcaatcccaggtctccaggattgcgccctgggccaaaggcaggcgccaaaccgctgcaccacccagggatccctggtccttcactttgaatggatcttttagccatacataattttgtaaaatctttggaaaacatTGGTCTACTTAGTTATGTGGTTTTCCAAATGTTGACATGTTTCATtatacaacattaaaaaaatcacatttacttATATCACTGCTGTTGTCACAAAAGTATTTAATTTGGAAAGTTGGAAAGTATTGTCTGCCTATAATGCCTTTGCCAGCATGGAGTGTCTGATTTGTCATCATGGGATCCTACATAACATAGTACTACAGAGTACTGAAATGCATTAATCCCAGTAAGCATGAACTGTTAGCCTTGCAGGGTGGAAAGAAGTTGATATAACAATCTTGCCACCAAATAGCTGGTTGGTTTCCTTCAGGGATGTAGCATTTCAGAGAGTTGGCATTGACCTTGGATGCTGACAGATTGGACATTCAGCAACAGTAGTAGCTATATCAGCTTTGGTAAGAGGAAGCCTATGTTGCTTTATTGGGTGAATGAATGGCCTCCAATCCTGCCAACACAAATACTCTGTGGACACACTGCAAGAATGGAGGTTGACAAGGATAAGTGTTAGCTGATCCCTAGAGGAGGAGTCATCTTATCCACTTGGTTGTTGAGTGCCTCCTCTGTGGTGGCTACTCACTGGTGGGCACTGGCATGGAATAGAAAAGGCTACACACTTTGTTTCTGCTCCCATAGGTCCATTCTTGTGCTTCTTCCCTAGATTGTGGGGTTTTGCTTTTTCTAAGCCCCTGACCAACCAGACAAGCCACTTATCACTGCTTAGGGGTCCATGTATATTCTTATTCAGGCAACTTCTCCTTTAACACCAAGTTCACGACCAGGTGTACTGTTTGAAGCTCTATGCAGAGGATTTCTCCTCATCACTGCCTTTCAGGGCCGCCCCTGAGTGAGTCTCTGGTGCAACAGCAGATTGTTCTCAGCCAGTACCAAGATTTTGAGGCCATCTGTGAACCAGGCctatatttttccctctttcatCAGCTGGTCCTAGGACAGTCCTTATAAGGCCATGGGTATGAACTGAGGGAGAAACTTTAATTCAATATAAGCAGGTGGTAAGTAGGTCAAGGCCAATATTTTTGTGCAATTTACTTGTGTCTTCAAGACCTGTCATAACAATCCAATTCCAAGTGTCCATTGAACGATGAATGGCTTTGTCCAGCCGAGTTTATGACTTGGTGAGTCTGGCTGAGTATCTCCTTTACGATAGGAGGCATGGGACTCTCAGTTACTTGATGTCCCTTGGTCCAGCACTTAGTGTCTTTCTGGGGTGCAGTAGTGTGCTAGGAGCTGCTTTCCAAATACTGTACAATTTCTTCGCTGCAGACAGTGTGGTCTTGCTTCAGTCCTGGAGGAGTCTATACTGTGACTCACTAATTAGGGCATAGCAGAGACTCCTTacagcattttcattttgccaCAGCAAACTCTAGCACCATGAGGTTGGCTGGGTCATACAGCCCGGGTGATGGGCTGCTTGTACCACAGCCTGACTTCGTTTCTTGATAGGAGGAACTGCAAAGCACTGTGGCCGCTTTTATGTGTGTGTACTCCAGGATAATGTCTCTGCTCAAggcttttcatttattcacatgCCTTTTGCcctgtaaggtaacatattcacaggttccggGGATTGGAATACAGACATCTTTGGGATGCCAGTATTCTACTACAGGGCTGCTTCCAGATGTTGGCTATTAAGAataaagatactaaaaaaaaaaaaaaaaaaaaaaaggaataaagctgctaaaaacaTTCCTacaggtgtgtgtgcgtgtgtgtatacataaagCTTTATGTCTCTGGGGTAAACTCCCAGTAATGCAATGACTGGGTCGTATGGTaattgtatattttgtttttataagaaactgccaaaaaaaaaaaaaaaaaaaaaaaaaagaagaaagaagaaagaaaaactgccaGCCTGTGTTCCGGAGGGCCTGTGATAGTTTATTTTCCTGCCCCAGCGGCTGAGCTGTCCAGCACCCCTGCCTCCGCGGCCGTCCTATTCGGGGGTTGTCACGATCCTTTGTTTTCGTCGGTGTGTGCGGTGCGTCGTGATAGCTCAGGGTGTTTGCATTTGCACTTGGCTGCGGGCTCCGTCCCCGCGGAGGGGTGAGCGTCCCGTCTAAGGCCGCCGGGGGCTCGAGTCCCCCCGtttaccccccgcccccccgcgccccggccgacCCGACAGCCGCGAGGCGCGCTGCACGCCGGGCCAGGCGCTGGGGCGGGACGGAGCGCCTCCTGGGGGGTGACTCCGCGGCCCGCAGCCGGCGCGCGGGGACCGCAGTTCCCGCCAACGCGAGGGCAGGGCCGCGGGCCGCCGCGAGGGGGCGCGGCAGAGGCGAGGCGCGGGCGGCCCATGGCGTCCCCGGGCGGCCGCTCGCTGGGCCTCCTGCTCTGGCTCCTGCTCCTCCCGCCTCCGCTCGGGGCGTCCTCCCCGTCGTCCTCCCCGTCGTCGGCCGCGTCGTCGGCCCCGTCGTCGGCCCCGTCGTCCCCGGGGGGCGGCCCTGAGGGCCCGGGCGCCAGCGTGTGGAGGGCTGCGGGGCCGCCGGCGACCTCCAGGCCGCACGAGGCTGCCACACCCCCGCAAGTGGTGCCGGTCACCCCACGTGCCTCTGGCTCCTACGGGGCTGTGACCGAGGCACAGCCAACACGAACGAAGCCGCTGCTCACTACAGGTGATGCTTCTGGGCCCGGCCCCCGGTAGAGCCCTGGCCGGGGTgacgggggtggtggggggaaggtGAGGCGGTCTTGTGAGGAGATGGTGTTTCccaggggaggtgaggggggagAGGTGAGGGGGTCTTGTGGGGAGATGGTTTttcccaggggtggggggaagtggCCCCAGCCCTGCGCTTGAGCTCAGAGGGGAGGTGGCCATTCTCTGAGGAGCCTTCAGGGGGAACAGAGCTGCTCTGGTTGGGAGGGGCCGTCTGAGGGGACATGGCCTTGTCATCCCgctctgctgctgctggtgctgtcaGTGGCTTTCCTTTCATGTCCCCTCCCTTCACTGACGCTCCAGGATGCGGCCACAGGTCTATGAGGATAATTGGTGGATTGCCCGCTCCAGAGCGAAAGTGGCCCTGGCAGGTGAGCCTACAGATCAATGAAAAGCACATGTGCGGAGCCTCCCTCATTGCCAGTCGGTGGGTGCTGACCGCGGCCCACTGCATATTTGGGTGAGTGCCCGGGGCTCTGTGACCTGGGGCCGGTCCTGTCCCCTTACTGagcttcctcttcctcatctgaaaaagaGGGTCATAGACCCTGCTCTGACCCTGCAGTCAGAGGTAGGTGATGGTAGGGCCCTTGGTAGCCTAAAAAGTCAAGACCCCAAATCATGTTTGAGGCTTGTGCAGATTAACCTTCAAGCCAAGCAGCAAGAAATGGGAGGGATGCCAGTCGAGATGCATTCTTTAAGAAGAGCGGAGTGTAGTGGACCAACGTGGCTAGATCAGTGGTCTCCAACTTTAATAAGCCTGGAAAGATCCGCAGAGAGCtcgttaaaacacagattgcctGTCCCCGACCCCCCGCATTTCTGATGCAGGAGTGGGATCTGAGCATCTGCATCTCTAACAAGTTCCCATGATCCTGCTCACCAGGGAACTAGACCTGGAGCACCACTAGACAGATTGGCCAAGGGTCCGGGGATGAGATGTGGTTTGGAGGGAGGGAAGTGGTTGGTGGAGGTAGGCCCAGGCTGGGAAGGCCCAGAAGAGGCGGAGGGGGAGTGGAGAGCCTCTAGGATCTCTCTGCAGCTACGTGGAATACACGGTGAAGATGGGAGACATCTACATGAGGCATACCTCCGATATGGCAGTCAAGATCCCCGTCCAGGACATCGTTATTCACAAAGATTACAATCCTCTTGGATtaattgagaatgatattgctCTCGTTCTGCTTGAGTTCCCTGTGAATTTTTCCACCCACATCCATCCCGTGTGCCTCCCTGAAAAGGCATTCTTGGTGCAAGCTGGTACAGAGTGCTGGGTGACTGGATGGGGAAAGCTTAGCGAAAAAGGTAAGACTGAAGGAAGACTCTGAGCTCAGGCCAGGCAAGAGGCTGCCGAGCGCCTAGCCCTACAAGCTaaaagaggaggcagggaggccattTTGTAGCAAGCGGATAAGGGAGGAGGGTGCAGAAGATGCTGGTAGGCAGTAATTGGATAGTGTTACAAATTTCAGTTAGAATTTCAGGACCTGGCAAAGTGGGTTCTCTCTAGGGTGGATTTTAGCCCAGGGGGTGTTGGTATTCATCTGCCTGCTAACGGGAGCTGTCCCAAACTGGAAGTCCTTGCCTTGGTAGATGGGGAGCTTCCTGTGAGTGAAAAGAGCCCAGAGAACTCCTCTTGGTGAGGTTGTTGGGCCTCCTATCCCTGGGGAGAGGTTGGAATTTGGTATCTTTGCGAACACTACTTGTCCAAGTTTATGATCTTGCTCAAAAGTAAAGTCACTTCACTGATGTCACGATTACTAAGGATActcagagagatagagagttgGTTGAGATTTCTCAGGGCTGGTAAGGCCTCACCTCTTCCTGTCCTGATCTGTGCTTCCTTCTCCTGCTTTGGTTTTTGATTcctacctcctcccctccccacataaACTTCGGGCCTCATTTCTTCCAGTGTCAAACGGGAACAATATTCCCTGTCCTCAGGGGGTGTCTGTATGTGAACACACTGTATTGAGACCCTGAGTGGGTGCCAGGGGCTCCTGTTCTCTTCCATTAAGCAGATCCACCTATTCCCAAATTATTTCTACAGATTCATCTCAAGAAACTACAGAGGAACTTCAGGAGGCCGAGCTAAACATTATCCGTTATGAGAGATGTAATGAGATACTCCAAACACAGTTGGAAACTAGTAGTGACGTAGTCAAGAAAGGGATGCTGTGTGGTTATAATGTCCAAGGAAAGGATGCCTGCCAGGTCAGTTCATGGGCCCTTGGCTGTCTTGCTGCTTTGTTGTTCTCTCACAATGTCCTCATTCACAGGCAGCGTGGCTTATGTTATCCACCGGCCGTTCTGTTCACCCTTAATTCACATCAAGGGGACTCAAGGGGACAAGCCGCCAAGGCCCAGCTGGGCTGGCCTGCCTGGCTCCTTCAGTGGGAGGGTCTGGTGCTCCCTGGGGGGGGgttgggagaggaggggagattCAAGCAGAAAATATCAAAACTGCAAGTCACAACTTTTGAGCCCCTTCTCGGTGACAGGCAGTGTACTCAGATATAGACTGGATTCATTATGATTAGCTCAGAGGACATATATTTTTGTTGCTTATATTCAATTATTCAATTTTTTGTCCACCATTGTTTTGCATATGGCTATAAATTTTGTTTGTTAAAGCTTTCAACCCTTAAGTCTGATATTCCCAGAAACCTAGGGCTGGTGGGtgcctggggagggggaaggtCCTGAGGAAGCCCCATGCTTGCCTATTTCCCCAAGCCTTGAAGTGCGATCAGCTAGCTCTGATGCtaattctctttcattcttgtgtttgctttttttttttttctctctttctccagggAGATTCTGGGGGGCCCCTGGCCTGTGAATTTAATGAAACTTGGGTCCAGGTGGGGATTGTGAGCTGGGGCATTGGCTGTGGTCGTAAAAATTATCCTGGAATTTATACAGAGGTTAGTTTGTACAGGGACTGGGTCATTGATCACTTGAGTCAGGCTTGCTCTTGGGACTCAGCAGGCTTCTTCCCACTTCTGTGCCTGTTGCTGCCGCTGGGAATCCTGGTGGCCCCATGATCACCCTGGCCCACTCCCCTCCTGTTTCTGAATCTCTCACTGGGCCTCCTTGACCTCCCACTCCTACTCAAATGCCCTTCCTACAATTCTGGTTGGCATCCACTGACCCTGTGGAAGACCACACAGTAAAAGGTGGCAGCAAGACTAGAGCCCAGAAAGTGCCCCAGCCTGATGCTCCAGTCACCTGCCTCGGCCACACCCACACCTTGGCTGTGCCCTGCCTGCCTGGAAGGAGGGAGTGCAAGCATGCCAGCCTGAGAGCAAGCCAGCCTGCGAGGCGGACCCCAGTG
The nucleotide sequence above comes from Canis aureus isolate CA01 chromosome 19, VMU_Caureus_v.1.0, whole genome shotgun sequence. Encoded proteins:
- the LOC144290170 gene encoding serine protease 44-like, yielding MASPGGRSLGLLLWLLLLPPPLGASSPSSSPSSAASSAPSSAPSSPGGGPEGPGASVWRAAGPPATSRPHEAATPPQVVPVTPRASGSYGAVTEAQPTRTKPLLTTGCGHRSMRIIGGLPAPERKWPWQVSLQINEKHMCGASLIASRWVLTAAHCIFGYVEYTVKMGDIYMRHTSDMAVKIPVQDIVIHKDYNPLGLIENDIALVLLEFPVNFSTHIHPVCLPEKAFLVQAGTECWVTGWGKLSEKDSSQETTEELQEAELNIIRYERCNEILQTQLETSSDVVKKGMLCGYNVQGKDACQGDSGGPLACEFNETWVQVGIVSWGIGCGRKNYPGIYTEVSLYRDWVIDHLSQACSWDSAGFFPLLCLLLPLGILVAP